The DNA sequence cacattaaagagttaagtaacataaccacattaaagagttaagtaacataaccacattaaagagttttattaacataaccacattaaagagttaagtaacataaccacattaaagagttaagtaacataaccacattaaagagttaagtaacataaccacattaaagagttaagtaacataaccacattaaagagttaagtaacataaccacattaaagagttaagtaacataaccacattaaagagttaattaagtaacataaccacattaaagagttaagtaacataaccacattaaagagttaagtaacataaccacatGAAAGAGTTGTATTAACATAACCACATGaaagagttaagtaacataaccacatGAAAGAGTTGTAttaacataaccacattaaagagttaagtaacataaccacattaaagagttaagtaacataaccacattaaagagttaagtaacataaccacattaaagagttaagtaacataaccacattaaagagttaagtaacataaccacattaaagagttaagtaacataaccacattaaagagttaagtaacataatcacattaaagagttaagtaacataaccacattaaagagttaagtaacataaccaTATGAAAGAGTTAAGAaacataaccacattaaagagttaagaaacataaccacattaaagagttaagtaacataaccacattaaagagttaaTTAAGAaacataaccacattaaagagttaaTTAAGAaacataaccacattaaagagttaagaaacataaccacattaaagagttaagtaacataaccacattaaagagttaagtaacataaccacattaaagagttaagtaacataaccacattaaagagttaattaacataaccacattaaagagttaagtaacataaccacattaaagagttaagtaacataaccacattaaagagttaagtaacataaccacattaaagagttaagtaacataaccacattaaagagttaattaacataaccacattaaagagttaagtaacataaccacattaaagagttaagtaacataaccacattaaagagttaagtaacataaccacattaaagagttaagtaacataaccacattaaagagttaagtaacataaccacattaaagagttaagtaacataaccacattaaagagttaagtaacataaccacattaaagagttaagtaacataaccacattaaagagttttagaaacattaccacattaaagagttaagaaacataaccacattaaagagttttattaacataaccacattaaagagttaagtaacataaccacattaaagagttaagtaacataaccacattaaagagttaagtaacataaccacattaaagagttttagaaacattaccacattaaagagttaagAAACATAACCACATGAAAGAGTTGTAttaacataaccacattaaagagttaagtaacataaccacattaaagagttaagaaacataaccacattaaagagttaagtaacataaccacattaaagagttaagtaacataaccacatgagagagttaagtaacataaccacattaaagagttaagtaacataaccacattaaagagttaagtaacataaccacattaaagagttaagtaacataaccacattaaagagttaattaacataaccacattaaagagttaagtaacataaccacattaaagagttaagaaacataaccacattaaagagttaagtaacataaccacattaaagagttttattaacataaccacattaaagagttaagtaacataaccacattaaagagttaagtaacataatcacattaaagagttaagtaacataaccacatgaaagagttaagtaacataaccacattaaagagttaagtaacataaccacattaaagagttaagtaacataaTCACATTAAAGAGTTTTAttaacataaccacattaaagagttaagtaacataaccacatgaaagagttaagtaacataaccacattaaagagttaagtaacataaccacattaaagagttaagtaacataaccacattaaagagttttattaacataaccacattaaagagttaagtaacataaccacattaaagagttaagtaacataatcacattaaagagttaagtaacataaccacatgaaagagttaagtaacataaccacattaaagagttaagtaacataaccacattaaagagttaattaagtaacataaccacattaaagagttaagtaacataaccacattaaagagttaagtaacataaccacattaaagagttaagtaacataaccacattaaagagttaagtaacataaccacattaaagagttaagtaacataaccacattaaagagttaagtaacataaccacattaaagagttaagtaacataaccacattaaagagttaagtaacataaccacattaaagagttaagtaacataaccacattaaagagttaagtaacataaccacattaaagagttaagtaacataaccacattaaagagttaagtaacataaccacattaaagagttttattaacataaccacattaaagagttaagtaacataaccacattaaagagttaagtaacataaccacattaaagagttaagtaacataaccacatGAAAGAGTTTTAGTGACATAACCAGATGAAAAAGTTAAGTAAGAAAACCCCTATTTGGTACATAATTGTTTACTTAGTGGTTCATGATAAGATcttaaacagacacacagaccgacacagacagataaagacagataaagacagacaaacagacacagaaaaacagacaggaagacacagacagaaagacagacacatgGCCTGTAtgccacaaatacacacactagGGGGAAAGACTGGTACCCTTTTGGGCGGTGGCATCGCCAATGGTATTTTTATGCTTCTCTTCTGACTCATAGTGCAAGCCAAAGCACCACGGAGAATACAAGCCCAAAGTGGACTCAGAGAGCACAACTCTCCCACAGAAATGTAGACTGACAAGGGGCAAGACCCTTGTTACAATACATTTCCTGTAATCCAACCAAATGCCCTCTACTCttcacacccactcattcaacaACACATTACTCAGGAGCTGATCCCTTTAAGTCACCTACTCTGCTTATTTTTAACCCTGTTGTCTCTCCAAAACAGCAGCCAGCTAATTAATTAATAGGATTGGGCCTAAATGCAGTGTCCGGGGAAGCTGAGGGGAGGGTGGCGAGGTTGAGAGGTCGAGTTATAAGACCGGAGGACGGGAGGTGAAGGAGGCTCACAAACGCTCAGACAAAAGACACAGTCAGGACACTGAGGAGGTGAGTACACTACAAGCCCCGGCTGACCCTGCTTTACATCCACAGCATAGCCTACTGGGGAAAGATGACATCATGCATGGAGGATTATATCGTGCATGACACCATATCTTGTTTACATCTCAGAGAACTGTATCTGCATTTAAACCTGTATCATAAGTGATAACTATAATGCTGCTTTTAGGAATGACTGACTAGAACATATAGATGGGTATATATGGTATATAGGGTGTGCAGTGTAGCCTTCACTGCAAGGATGGAAACTAGTTTTCAGTTTGAGCATGCTTTAACTCTAATCGTGCTCAGGTTAGGGATGCACTAGAACAACAACCTATACTCTGGGGCTGCCTAGGGATGGAATTGTTCCCCTTGCCTTATTGTCATGGGATGGAATGAACATTTTGGCTAAATTTTTCATtgcagatatactgtatctatgtaatgtttTTAGAACTGACACTAGGCACAGAGtataatgttttatttattgtAGACTAGGAAGGTTTTGACCAACTTCTACCACCTTTGAAGGGACAGGGCAGGTGATGTGCCCATTTGAAATATATTCATCCATCACCTGAATTGGCAATCATTGTAGTATGTTTCTATTGGCAGCCTTGGACAGGCTTAGACAGTGTACAGAGTTAAATCGGACCAGCTGAGATTTGAACAGCTTTAATACTTGCTGATAGGTTAAGGCCACTTATGGAGAACTTCAGACAACCTGGGAGGGTTAGCATCTTGAACCGTGTTTCTATGAAGTTGACTTGAATTTGTTACGACAGCCATTTGGGGGATTAATCTGACCTCAACTCAGATTAGGGGACCAGTGCATCGTTATGTTAATCTCCCCTCCTAGTGATTAGCTACACTGGTTTAGACAAATCAAAGACTCATTTGTTTGTTTTCTACTCCCTTTGTCCAGCTTCACCATATAACTAACTTGCGATCTCAGTTAGGAAAATGTTACAGTGCCTTTTCTGTTGTGTTGAGCTGTACTGTACttgttattgtattgtaatgCTGTCCCTTATTGGCTTATTAACCATTCGTTTCTACCTCTACAGACAACCTCATCCAATTCACCACAGACATGGCAAAGTGAGTATCTTTTAAATTTACCCATCAACTAACGATGGctaatttataataataataattaggtgggtgcttatatttgtcctatttcacacatgtacaagtgtgtattaatacGGATGTGCGAATTGGAAATGAGTTATTTTGCacatcccaactctccctgacaCCTAACCTATAGCACATTGCCTAAGGCTATCAGGGCTGTGTGACACCTCTGGGGCTTTATGTTAAGAGGATCCAGATAAATCCTGATTAGGACGGATCATCTCTGGATTAGATCCGGAATAGAGCAGTTTAGAATTAACAGCCCAGAGCCTAGCATACGCAAGGAAAGACGCAAGTAAATAGGCAAGCGATGCACACTATATTGATGGTTAAACTGATATAAAAATAGGAGAAAAGGAATAGATAGGATTCtattatttatataaaaaaataatttaagaacaaattcttatttacaatgacggcctaccccggccaaacgacactgggccaattgtacgccgccctatggaactcccaatcacatccggatgtgatttagcctggattcaaaccagggactgtagtgacgcctcttgcactgagatgcagtgccatagaccgttGCGCTACTCGGGAGACATTATGAGATATCGTTGGAAAACAACATATATGAGAAAATGAATATGCAAACCAAGTAATTGTCAACAACTCCTCAGTAGTGTTTCTGTTGTAACCAGATCAAAGCAAAGTGTAGGTCAGGTTCCCCTTCAGACAGATCTATGGTTGCATAAGTGTTATGTCAAGTTAGGTGGTTGTACCAGTAATGCCAGCGGCTACCATGCCACCCTGGGTCCTAATCCATCCCGAGCCTcagtgggaggaggggggggggagtataGGCCTCATCCTTTAACTGGAGCTGACAACAGGTCAGTTAGGGTAGGTCACTATAAATTAAGCAACGTACTGTCCGACCATGACACAGATTTGTTGAATCCAATCTAGAATCTAAACTCCTGACTCTTCCTATCACCCTCCCTCTGTAGAGTCTACAAGAAGACCAGCGGCAACGAATCAGTAAGAACCCACTTTGACATCATCACTGAGGGACACACTGGTCAGGGCCTGCTCTGATGCACTTATCACATAACAGAGCAGGAATCCATAGGCTTTCTCCAACAAAGCCAACCTATATGTATACAGCACTGCGATTCTTCAGGCTCCATCAAGATAACTGAGATTAGGCCTATCCATATGGTGTTGATGTCAGACAGGAAGTAACCTCTCGCTTTCCTTTTCCCTAGATTGCTCTCTACCTGGGGAAGAGAGACTTTGTGGACCATGTGGAGAGTGTTGACATCGTCGGTGTGTTATAAAGTTTTCTGAATATCTTTAGGCGTTACTGCCCTTTACAGAgtagtgtacatgtgtgtgtgttatatctaCATATTCTCTTGCAGATGGGGTGATCAAGGTGGACCCCGCTGAACTTGAAGGCAGGAAAGGTAACATTCAGTTGATTTCACTGTATCTATTGAACCCTGAAAACATGCATGAAGTCACATTCAACCAATCGAGGTTCAGTCTTAATACCGAAGCCCTATCTTTCTGCAGTATGGGTGTATCTGGCATGCGCCTTCCGTTATGGTAGTGACGACCTGGATGTGATCGGGCTGTCATTCAGAAAAGACATCTGGGTTAAAAGGATTCAGATCTACCCTGTTGTTGGCACCAATCCAGCCAACACCCCCATGCAGGAGGCCCTTCTGAAGAAATGTGGGGACCAAGGCCATCCCTTCACTTTCACTGTGAGTCTCACTGTGTTGCCTTCCATCTCATCCTTCACATGGCATCCCACAATATGTCAGTGCAGAGCTCACTGTTCAGCCACACAAAGTGTGATTACAGTCCACTCTCTTAGACGGTGTTGGAAACCACATCAGAGACTTTGTCACCATGGACATTCCCATTCAGGGAATGCACATACTAGACTGTTGGTTTGTATATATTCACATCTCATCACCTCTTCCTTCCTGTCCATTTCAGATTGATACCAACCTGCCATGCTCAGTCGGCCTTCAGCCCGCACCAGAGGATGCTGGCAAGGTACGttagtttctctctttctctcgctctttcaatCTCTCGTTTTAAACCTTTCATTAAAGACAAATGTTTTCTACCCCTGCAGTCTTGTGGTGTTGACTATGAGGTGAAAGCATACATCGCCAAGGAGGCAGATGACCCTGATGAGAAAATTAGCAAGAAGTATGTATTAGTGGAATGCCACCAATTTCACACAACTGTACAGTACATGCCAATTGCTGTGGCTAGGAATCAGATTATTGTGTATTCTGATGGttttctcgctctcttcctctctcctgtcagGGACACTTGCCGTCTGATCATTCGTAAGATCCAGTTTGCCCCAGGCAAAGTGGGTGCTGGACCAAAGGCTGACATCAGCAAGAACTTCATGATGTCTGACAAGCCAGTCCACCTGGAGGCCTCCATAGAGAAGGAGGTAGGCCTGTAGACTTTTATTCTGTAAGCCTAGGAGAACATTGATTACTGTGCTAGTTTTCTATTGATGGGTCCTTCTGTATGAtaccttttgatttgaacatgtttgctTTCATTTGGTGACCTTCAGCTCTATTTCCATGGAGACCCAATCCCTGTAAATGTCAAAATCAACAATGAAACCACCAAAGTGGTGAAGAAAATCAAAATTACAGGTGAGTGGTTGTGACGCGAGTTCTCATTGCGTTTGTACATGTGTTTCAAATCTTGATTATGGCTGAAACATCTCTTTCTGACCAGTTGAGCAGACAACAGAGGTGTTGCTTTACCAGTCTGATAAATATTCCAAGACGGTTCTTACTGAGGAATTTGCGTAAGTCAAGAACGCATTCATTCCGTTACTACTGCAATCTAGAATTACTAAGCCTTATGTCTATCTTACCCCAATAC is a window from the Oncorhynchus clarkii lewisi isolate Uvic-CL-2024 chromosome 14, UVic_Ocla_1.0, whole genome shotgun sequence genome containing:
- the LOC139366237 gene encoding arrestin 3b, retinal (X-arrestin) isoform X2, with the translated sequence MAKVYKKTSGNESIALYLGKRDFVDHVESVDIVDGVIKVDPAELEGRKVWVYLACAFRYGSDDLDVIGLSFRKDIWVKRIQIYPVVGTNPANTPMQEALLKKCGDQGHPFTFTIDTNLPCSVGLQPAPEDAGKSCGVDYEVKAYIAKEADDPDEKISKKDTCRLIIRKIQFAPGKVGAGPKADISKNFMMSDKPVHLEASIEKELYFHGDPIPVNVKINNETTKVVKKIKITVEQTTEVLLYQSDKYSKTVLTEEFAEEIKGESTLEKTFTVIPLLSNNKEKRGLAVDGRLKDEDTNLASTTIIRPGMDKGMQGIMVSYKIKVNLLVSSGGLLGGLTASDVGVEVPLVLMSPKPADVPVE
- the LOC139366237 gene encoding arrestin 3b, retinal (X-arrestin) isoform X1; translation: MAKVYKKTSGNESIALYLGKRDFVDHVESVDIVDGVIKVDPAELEGRKVWVYLACAFRYGSDDLDVIGLSFRKDIWVKRIQIYPVVGTNPANTPMQEALLKKCGDQGHPFTFTIDTNLPCSVGLQPAPEDAGKSCGVDYEVKAYIAKEADDPDEKISKKDTCRLIIRKIQFAPGKVGAGPKADISKNFMMSDKPVHLEASIEKELYFHGDPIPVNVKINNETTKVVKKIKITVEQTTEVLLYQSDKYSKTVLTEEFAEEIKGESTLEKTFTVIPLLSNNKEKRGLAVDGRLKDEDTNLASTTIIRPGMDKGMQGIMVSYKIKVNLLVSSGGLLGGLTASDVGVEVPLVLMSPKPADVTDIKFE